The following is a genomic window from Nguyenibacter vanlangensis.
TTCGACCGCGTAACCGAACGCATGACCCGTTTCCTGGCCGGCCGCTCCTCGCGCCGCAGCGCGCTGGCGCGCCTGGGGGGCTGGGCGGCGGCCATTCCGGCCTTCCCGCTGCTGCCCGTCTCGCGCGACGAGGCGCGTGCCGGCACCCTGCTGCGCGCGCCGTCGCCCTTCGCGGCCAAGGCGCAGGCCAAGGACGACAGCAAGTGCGATTACTGGCGCTATTGCGCGATCGACGGCAATCTCTGCACCACCTGCGGCGGCGGCGTGCATAGCTGCCCGCCCGGCACGCACCCGTCGCCCACCTCGTGGATCGGCACCTGCTTCAACCCGCAGGATCGCCGCTCCTACCTGATTGCCTATCGCGATTGTTGCGGCCAGGATGCCTGCAACGAAATGAACTGCCTCAGCACCGACGGTGAACTGCCGACCTACCGTCCGCAATCCAACAACGACATCATCTGGTGCTTCGGGACCGGTTCGCTTCTGTACAACTGCTCGACAGCCGTCATCGTAGGAACTGCCGAATGAAAAAACTCCTTGCCCTCGCCGTCTCCCTCGCCGCCGCCACGCCGGCCTTCGCCGCTCCGGACGGGCAGGCGCTGTATGGGGCCAATTGCGGCATCTGCCACCAGGGCGGCGGCGTCGGGGCGCCGGGGCAGTTCCCGCCCCTGGCCAACCGGATCGACAAGATCGCCTCCACGCCCGACGGCAAGAAATACCTGACCCAGGTGCTGATGAACGGCCTGTCCGGCATGATCGAGGCCGGCGGCGCGACCTATGTCGGCTTCATGCCCAGCTTCAAAAGCCTGCCGGACGACCAGGTCGCGGCGATCCTGACCTACCTGTCCGGGCTGGGCGCGACCAAGCCCGCGCCCGTCTTCACGGCGGCGGACCTGGCGGCGGCGCGCGCGGCGCCGATGTCCTCCTCGGCTGTCGCCGCGGCACGGAAGACGCTGAATGCGGCGCATCCCCTTCCGTAATCGCCCGGCTGCCGTCCGGCCGGTGCTGGCTCTGCTGGCGCTGGCCGGGCTTCTCCCTCCGGGCCAGCCGGCCCGGGCCCTGGACCAGACCCGCAGCACCTATCTGATGAAATGCGGCGGCTGCCACGGGATCGAAGGCCAGTCCGGACAGACCTATATCCCCACCTTGCGCGACCGGATCGGCACGCTGACCTGCACGCAGGAAGGCAGGGCCTATCTGCTGCGCGTCCCAGGCGTCTCGATGTCGCTGATCCGCGACGACGCGCTGATGGCGCAGGTCATGAATTTCGTGCTGTTCGACCTGGGCGGTTCCAGCACCCCGCGCGGCACGCCTCCCTTCACCGTACAGGAAATCCGCGCCCTGCGCGGCAACCCGCTGCGCACGACCGACCTGCCCAGCCTGCGCGCCGGCGTCTGGGGCCGCGCCGTCACCGCCTGCGCCGCCCGCACCGGCGGCGCGGCGCACCCTTATTGATACTGAAACCGGATCCGCCGCCTATCCAAGGCGGCGGGCCAGGTCCTCGGCGGCGATGCGGAACGCTTCGTAAAAATCGTCATGGACGGCGACGAACCCGCCGGACATGCGGATAAATCCCTCGATCATGCCGTTCTGCACCATGCCGTCCGAATGGGCCAGGATGCCGTCGGCATCCTCGATCGCGCCGGATTCCACGGGCGCGTCATGCGTCACCCGCTGGCGCAGCGCATCTCCCCAGGCCGTCAGGCGATAGGACGCGACCTTCTCGGGATAGAGCCGGCCATCGACCGTATAGCCGGCCAGCTTCTTGCCCTGCGCCATCATATAGCCGATCTCGACCGCCGTGCCGGGGTCCATGTCCGCCGCGCGGCGAAACGGATCGACGCAGAAGATGCCGCCCGCGCAGCGATCCATCAGGGCGCGGTCCGCCGCCACGATCTTCAGCGTGGTCTCCAGCCCCGGCGGCAGGGTCTCGATGCCCGCCTGACCGTCGAAGGGGGCCAGCCCTTCCAGTCCCACCGCCCGGCACAGCGCCCGCAGCCGGTCGAAGATCGCGATCGCGCCGGGGCGAAAGACCAGGTCCCCGGCCAGATAGACATATGTGTTTCCGCTCATTCCTCATTCGTCTCCGGCATGGTCGTGCGTCTTTTTCTTGCCACGGTCCGATTCGCATCTTATGTGGAAGCGCCAACGGTCGGGTACCCGCGGCTCTGGGACCCCTGCATGAATCGAGGAGGTTCCAGCACGATGTCTTCGCACAATAATCCGGCTTTTTCCGCCCGTGTCGATGACCGCATCCGCGAGGCCCTGGCCTTCGACGACGTGCTGGTCGTTCCGGCGCAGTCCAGCGTCCTGCCGGGCCAGACCACGACCCGCACCCGGCTGACCCGCCGCATCGGCCTGAACATTCCGCTGATCTCGGCCGCGATGGACACCGTGACCGAGGATTCGATGGCCATCGCCATGGCGCAGCAGGGCGGCATGGGCGTGATCCACAAGAATCTGGGCATCGAGGAGCAGGCCGAGCATGTCCGGCGCGTCAAGCGCTTCGAATCCGGCATGGTCGTCAACCCGGTCACCGTCTGTCCCGACCAGACGCTGGCCGACGTCAACGCCATCATGTCCCGCCACGGCATCAGCGGCCTTCCGGTGATCGAGCGCGAGACGAAGAAGCTGGTCGGCATGCTGACCAACCGCGACGTCCGCTTCGCCACCGACCCCGACCAGCAGGTGCGGGACCTGATGACCCGGGAGAACCTGGTCACCGTCCGGTCCGATGTCGGGCGCGACCAGGCGCGGCAATTGCTGCATCGCCACCGTATCGAAAAGCTGCTGGTCGTCGATGATGAGGGCCGCTGCATCGGCCTGATCACGGTAAAGGACATGGAAAAGGCCGTCCTGCATCCGCTGGCCAACAAGGACGATCTGGGCCGCCTGCGCTGTGCCGCCGCCACCGGCGTGGGCCAGGACGGGCTCGACCGGGCCCGCGCGCTGATCGATGCGGGGGTGGATGTCATCGTCGTCGATACCGCCCACGGCCATTCCGCCGGGGTGATGGACGCCGTGTCGCGGGTCAAGGCGATGGATGACAATATTCAGGTGGTCGCCGGCAACGTGGCCACGCCCGAGGCCGCGGTCGCCCTGATCGAAGCCGGGGCCGATTGCGTCAAGATCGGTATCGGCCCGGGTTCGA
Proteins encoded in this region:
- the mauA gene encoding methylamine dehydrogenase (amicyanin) small subunit; amino-acid sequence: MANPDNAETGADAGAGRAGFDRVTERMTRFLAGRSSRRSALARLGGWAAAIPAFPLLPVSRDEARAGTLLRAPSPFAAKAQAKDDSKCDYWRYCAIDGNLCTTCGGGVHSCPPGTHPSPTSWIGTCFNPQDRRSYLIAYRDCCGQDACNEMNCLSTDGELPTYRPQSNNDIIWCFGTGSLLYNCSTAVIVGTAE
- a CDS encoding cytochrome c — encoded protein: MKKLLALAVSLAAATPAFAAPDGQALYGANCGICHQGGGVGAPGQFPPLANRIDKIASTPDGKKYLTQVLMNGLSGMIEAGGATYVGFMPSFKSLPDDQVAAILTYLSGLGATKPAPVFTAADLAAARAAPMSSSAVAAARKTLNAAHPLP
- a CDS encoding cystathionine beta-lyase, which gives rise to MRRIPFRNRPAAVRPVLALLALAGLLPPGQPARALDQTRSTYLMKCGGCHGIEGQSGQTYIPTLRDRIGTLTCTQEGRAYLLRVPGVSMSLIRDDALMAQVMNFVLFDLGGSSTPRGTPPFTVQEIRALRGNPLRTTDLPSLRAGVWGRAVTACAARTGGAAHPY
- a CDS encoding nucleoside 2-deoxyribosyltransferase: MSGNTYVYLAGDLVFRPGAIAIFDRLRALCRAVGLEGLAPFDGQAGIETLPPGLETTLKIVAADRALMDRCAGGIFCVDPFRRAADMDPGTAVEIGYMMAQGKKLAGYTVDGRLYPEKVASYRLTAWGDALRQRVTHDAPVESGAIEDADGILAHSDGMVQNGMIEGFIRMSGGFVAVHDDFYEAFRIAAEDLARRLG
- the guaB gene encoding IMP dehydrogenase; translation: MSSHNNPAFSARVDDRIREALAFDDVLVVPAQSSVLPGQTTTRTRLTRRIGLNIPLISAAMDTVTEDSMAIAMAQQGGMGVIHKNLGIEEQAEHVRRVKRFESGMVVNPVTVCPDQTLADVNAIMSRHGISGLPVIERETKKLVGMLTNRDVRFATDPDQQVRDLMTRENLVTVRSDVGRDQARQLLHRHRIEKLLVVDDEGRCIGLITVKDMEKAVLHPLANKDDLGRLRCAAATGVGQDGLDRARALIDAGVDVIVVDTAHGHSAGVMDAVSRVKAMDDNIQVVAGNVATPEAAVALIEAGADCVKIGIGPGSICTTRVVAGVGVPQFTAVLETSAACHERDVPCIADGGIRTSGDIVKAIGAGADVVMIGSLLAGTEEAPGEVFLYEGRSYKSYRGMGSLGAMARGSADRYFQQEIRETHKMVPEGIEGRVAYKGGMDAVVHQLVGGLRAGMGYTGSATVADLQTRARFRRITGAGLRESHVHDVAITREAPNYRRD